In the genome of Mycobacterium kansasii ATCC 12478, one region contains:
- a CDS encoding ammonium transporter, giving the protein MDQFPIMGVPNTGDTAWMLASSALVLLMTPGLAFFYGGMVRAKSVLNMIMMSVSAMGVVTVLWVLYGYSMAFGDDVGNIAGNPTEYWGLKGLIGGNAVAADPATQTAAVNIPLAGTLPATVFVAFQLMFAIITVALISGAVADRLKFGAWLAFAGLWATFVYFPVAHWVFAFDKFASAHGGWIANKLHAIDFAGGTAVHINAGVAGLVLAIVLGKRKGWPTTLFRPHNLPFVMLGAGLLWFGWYGFNAGSATSSNGAAGSTFITTTVATAAAMLGWLLTERIRDGKATTLGAASGIVAGLVAITPSCSSVNVLGALAVGAVAGVLCALAVGLKFKFGFDDSLDVVGVHLVGGLVGTLLIGLLAAPESVAINGVAGVSKGLFYGGGFAQLERQAVGAFSVLVYSGVVTLILALILKYTIGLRLGAEEEYAGIDEAEHAESGYDFAVTSGSVLPRPGPALGSRNGLEERVSEKVEAEPK; this is encoded by the coding sequence GTGGACCAATTCCCGATCATGGGCGTGCCCAACACCGGCGATACGGCCTGGATGCTGGCGAGTTCCGCCCTCGTGCTGTTGATGACGCCGGGCCTGGCTTTCTTTTACGGCGGCATGGTGCGCGCCAAGAGCGTGCTGAACATGATCATGATGAGCGTCAGTGCGATGGGCGTCGTCACCGTGCTCTGGGTGCTCTACGGCTACTCGATGGCGTTCGGCGACGACGTCGGCAACATTGCCGGCAACCCGACCGAATACTGGGGCCTGAAGGGCCTGATCGGTGGCAACGCGGTGGCCGCCGATCCCGCGACGCAAACCGCGGCGGTGAACATCCCGTTGGCCGGCACCCTGCCGGCCACCGTGTTCGTGGCATTCCAGCTGATGTTCGCGATCATCACGGTTGCCTTGATCTCGGGTGCGGTGGCCGACCGGCTCAAGTTCGGTGCCTGGCTGGCGTTCGCCGGGCTTTGGGCGACGTTCGTCTACTTCCCGGTGGCGCACTGGGTCTTCGCGTTCGACAAATTCGCCTCCGCGCACGGCGGCTGGATCGCCAACAAGCTGCATGCCATCGACTTCGCCGGGGGCACCGCGGTCCACATCAACGCCGGTGTGGCCGGCCTGGTCCTGGCGATCGTGCTGGGCAAGCGCAAGGGCTGGCCCACGACGCTGTTCCGGCCGCACAACCTGCCGTTCGTGATGCTCGGGGCCGGGCTGCTGTGGTTCGGCTGGTACGGGTTCAACGCCGGGTCGGCCACCAGTTCAAACGGCGCCGCCGGGTCGACGTTCATCACGACCACCGTCGCGACCGCCGCGGCCATGCTGGGCTGGCTGCTCACCGAGCGCATCCGCGACGGCAAGGCCACGACGCTGGGTGCGGCCTCGGGCATCGTCGCCGGGCTGGTCGCCATCACCCCGTCCTGTTCGTCGGTCAACGTTCTGGGCGCATTGGCGGTCGGCGCGGTGGCCGGTGTGCTGTGTGCCCTGGCGGTCGGGCTGAAATTCAAGTTCGGTTTCGACGACTCGCTGGATGTGGTCGGGGTACACCTGGTCGGCGGTCTGGTGGGCACGTTGCTGATCGGTCTGCTGGCCGCACCCGAGAGTGTGGCCATCAACGGCGTGGCCGGAGTGTCGAAGGGGTTGTTCTACGGCGGCGGGTTCGCGCAGCTGGAACGGCAAGCGGTCGGCGCGTTCAGCGTTCTGGTCTACTCTGGCGTCGTCACGCTTATCTTGGCTCTTATCCTGAAGTACACCATCGGGCTGCGGTTGGGTGCGGAGGAAGAATACGCGGGCATCGACGAGGCTGAGCACGCCGAGAGCGGCTATGATTTCGCGGTCACCAGCGGTTCGGTTCTTCCCCGTCCCGGCCCGGCGCTGGGTTCGCGTAACGGCCTGGAAGAGCGAGTGAGCGAGAAAGTGGAGGCGGAGCCGAAATGA
- the glnB gene encoding nitrogen regulatory protein P-II: protein MKLITAIVKPFTLDDVKASLEDAGVLGMTVSEIQGYGRQKGHTEVYRGAEYSVDFVPKVRVEVVVDDSIVDKVVDSIVRAARTGKIGDGKVWVSPVDTIVRVRTGERGPDAL from the coding sequence ATGAAGCTGATCACCGCGATCGTCAAGCCGTTCACCCTCGACGACGTCAAGGCCAGCCTCGAGGACGCCGGCGTCCTGGGGATGACCGTCAGCGAAATCCAGGGCTATGGACGGCAGAAGGGCCACACCGAGGTCTACCGGGGTGCGGAATACTCGGTCGATTTCGTGCCCAAGGTCCGGGTCGAAGTCGTCGTCGACGATTCCATTGTCGACAAGGTCGTCGACAGCATCGTGCGGGCGGCGCGCACCGGCAAGATCGGCGACGGGAAGGTGTGGGTCAGCCCCGTGGACACCATCGTGCGGGTACGCACCGGTGAACGCGGACCGGACGCGCTGTGA
- a CDS encoding [protein-PII] uridylyltransferase has translation MTPDQPGQCGTACPASDLVAGRRQLLSHDQRAPHPAELRQAWLDLHESWLTAKAAEIGITDDSGFAIVGVGGLGRRELLPHSDLDLLLVHDGKPAEVLGEVADKLWYPLWDANIRLDHSVRTVPDALAVANSDLVAALGMLEARHIAGDKRLSDGLIEGVRRQWRSGIRSRMDELVEITHDRWLRYGRIAQRAEPDLKSGRGGLRDVQLLNALAIAQLIDRHGMAAPGLPVGSLDDAYLTLLNVRTELHRVSGRGHDLLLAQHADDISAALHFGDRFDLARMLSGAGRTIAYHSETGLRTAVNALPRRGISALRHRPKRRPLDEGVVEYASEIVLARDAHPERDPGLMLRVAAAAADTGLPIGAATLSRLATCTPELPTPWPREVLDDLLVVLLAGPTAVGTIEALDRTGLWGRLLPEWGSIRDLPPRDVAHKWTVDRHVIETAIHAAPLSTRVARPDLLALGALLHDIGKGRGADHSVLGSEMVMQIGERLGLPPADIDVLSKLVRHHLLLPVVATRSDLNDPKTIEGVSEALGGDPQLLEVLHALTEADSKATGPGVWSDWKASLVEKLVSRCRMVMAGEALPQAKPLAPHYLSLAADHGVHVEIGPGDSARMYQVVMVAPDKPGLVSKAAAVLALNSLGVHSAAVNSHDGVAITEFVVSPLFGSPPAAELLRQQFVGALGGDVDVLAMVEKRDSEASSFASERAGEVVAGVPVTRSAAPPRILWLQSAIPGQLLLEVRAMDRPGLLALLAHALERAGADIRWAKVNTFGSTAADVFCVTVPGEFDVPAAVEQQLSAVLGTPADVLVDEPVGD, from the coding sequence ATGACTCCCGACCAGCCAGGTCAGTGCGGAACCGCCTGCCCGGCAAGCGATTTGGTTGCCGGACGGCGCCAATTGCTTTCCCACGACCAGCGGGCACCGCATCCTGCGGAGCTGCGACAGGCCTGGCTGGACCTGCACGAGTCCTGGCTGACCGCCAAGGCCGCAGAAATCGGGATCACCGACGACAGCGGGTTCGCGATCGTCGGGGTCGGTGGGCTCGGCCGACGCGAGCTGCTGCCGCATTCCGACCTGGATCTGCTGCTGGTGCACGACGGCAAGCCTGCCGAGGTGCTGGGGGAGGTCGCCGACAAGCTGTGGTACCCGTTGTGGGACGCCAACATTCGGCTCGACCACAGCGTGCGAACCGTTCCCGACGCGCTGGCTGTGGCCAATTCCGACCTGGTGGCCGCCCTGGGCATGCTGGAAGCCCGTCACATCGCCGGCGACAAGCGACTTTCCGACGGGTTGATCGAAGGCGTGCGGCGGCAATGGCGCAGCGGAATACGTTCGCGCATGGACGAACTCGTCGAAATCACACATGACCGTTGGTTGCGTTACGGCCGCATCGCCCAGCGCGCCGAACCCGACCTCAAGTCGGGTCGCGGTGGCCTTCGTGACGTGCAGTTGCTCAACGCGCTGGCGATCGCGCAGCTCATCGACCGCCACGGCATGGCCGCTCCGGGCCTGCCGGTGGGTTCGCTGGACGACGCCTACCTCACGCTGCTCAACGTGCGCACCGAACTGCACCGGGTATCGGGCCGCGGACACGATCTGCTGCTGGCCCAGCACGCCGACGACATCAGCGCAGCCCTGCATTTCGGCGACCGATTCGACCTGGCGCGAATGCTGTCCGGCGCCGGCCGCACCATCGCCTACCACTCCGAAACCGGGCTGCGCACCGCCGTCAACGCGTTGCCGCGGCGGGGCATCTCGGCCTTGCGGCACCGGCCGAAGCGGCGGCCGCTCGACGAGGGCGTGGTCGAATACGCCAGCGAGATCGTGCTGGCCCGTGACGCTCACCCCGAACGTGATCCCGGGCTGATGCTGCGCGTGGCCGCCGCCGCGGCCGACACCGGACTGCCCATCGGCGCCGCTACCTTGAGCCGGCTGGCCACGTGCACTCCGGAGCTGCCGACGCCCTGGCCGCGTGAGGTATTGGACGACCTGCTGGTGGTACTGCTGGCCGGCCCCACCGCGGTGGGGACGATCGAAGCGCTCGACCGCACCGGGTTGTGGGGCCGATTGCTGCCGGAATGGGGCAGCATCCGCGACCTCCCGCCCCGCGATGTCGCCCACAAATGGACCGTGGACCGTCATGTGATCGAGACCGCCATCCATGCCGCGCCGCTGTCTACCCGAGTGGCGCGACCCGATCTGCTGGCGCTCGGCGCGCTGCTGCACGACATCGGGAAGGGCAGGGGCGCCGATCACAGCGTGCTCGGCTCCGAAATGGTCATGCAGATCGGCGAACGGCTGGGTCTGCCGCCCGCGGACATCGACGTGCTGTCCAAGCTGGTGCGTCACCACTTGCTGCTACCCGTGGTAGCCACCCGAAGCGACTTGAACGACCCGAAAACCATCGAGGGCGTATCCGAGGCCCTGGGCGGAGACCCGCAACTGCTGGAGGTGCTGCACGCGCTGACGGAGGCGGACTCGAAGGCCACCGGCCCGGGAGTATGGAGTGACTGGAAGGCTTCGCTGGTCGAAAAACTGGTGTCACGCTGCCGGATGGTGATGGCTGGTGAGGCGCTGCCGCAGGCGAAACCGCTTGCGCCACATTATCTTTCACTGGCAGCCGATCACGGGGTGCACGTGGAGATCGGACCCGGCGACAGCGCGCGGATGTACCAGGTGGTGATGGTCGCACCGGACAAACCGGGGTTGGTCTCCAAAGCCGCCGCCGTGCTGGCGCTGAATTCGCTGGGCGTCCATTCCGCGGCGGTCAACAGCCACGACGGCGTTGCGATCACCGAATTCGTGGTGTCCCCGCTGTTCGGTTCGCCGCCGGCGGCCGAACTGCTGCGCCAGCAGTTCGTCGGTGCCCTCGGCGGCGATGTCGACGTGCTGGCCATGGTCGAAAAGCGGGACAGCGAGGCCAGCAGTTTCGCATCCGAACGAGCCGGTGAGGTGGTGGCCGGAGTGCCGGTCACGCGTTCGGCCGCCCCGCCGCGCATCCTGTGGCTCCAATCCGCGATCCCCGGCCAGCTCCTCCTTGAGGTTCGTGCCATGGATAGACCGGGATTGCTCGCGCTGCTCGCGCACGCCCTGGAGCGCGCGGGCGCCGATATCCGGTGGGCCAAGGTCAACACTTTCGGGTCGACCGCGGCCGACGTTTTCTGCGTGACCGTTCCCGGGGAGTTCGACGTACCTGCTGCGGTCGAGCAGCAGCTGTCGGCGGTGCTGGGTACCCCCGCCGACGTATTGGTCGACGAGCCCGTCGGCGATTAG
- a CDS encoding DEAD/DEAH box helicase, producing MQQVSHADAEGSRPLRGWQRRAIVKYLAAEPRDFLAVATPGSGKTTFALRITAELLSHRAVEQVTVVVPTEHLKIQWAQAAARHGLALDPRFTNSNPQTSPEYHGVVVTYAQVAAHPTLHRVRTEQRKTLVVFDEIHHGGDAKAWGDAIREAFGDASRRLGLTGTPFRSDDSPIPFVSYAPDGDGVLRSQADHTYGYAEALADGVVRPVVFLAYSGQARWRDSAGEEHEARLGEPLSAEQTARAWRTALDPAGEWMPAVITAADQRLRQLRAQVPDAGGMIIASDRTAARAYAGLLTKLTSEAPTVVLSDDPGSSSRIAEFASSTNRWLVAVRMVSEGVDVPRLSVGIYATSASTPLFFAQAVGRFVRSRRPGETASIFLPSVPSLLQLASELEAQRNHVLGKPHRESGDDPLTGDPATRTQTEPGETGFTALGADAELDQVIFDGSSFGTATPAGSDEEADYLGIPGLLDAEQMRALLHRRQDEQLQRRARLQHAAAQSGPAQPATTHGQLRELRRELNSLVAIAHHRTGRPHGWIHNELRRRCGGPPIAAATREQLKARIEALHQLNAEQL from the coding sequence ATGCAGCAGGTCAGTCACGCCGACGCCGAAGGCAGTCGGCCGTTGCGGGGCTGGCAGCGCCGCGCAATCGTCAAGTACCTGGCCGCCGAGCCGCGGGATTTCCTGGCCGTGGCCACCCCCGGATCGGGCAAGACGACGTTCGCCCTGCGGATCACGGCCGAATTGCTGAGCCATCGCGCGGTCGAGCAGGTCACCGTCGTGGTGCCCACCGAGCACCTGAAAATTCAGTGGGCACAGGCCGCCGCGCGGCACGGGCTGGCCCTGGACCCCAGGTTCACCAACTCCAACCCCCAGACCTCACCGGAGTACCACGGCGTCGTCGTCACCTACGCCCAGGTCGCCGCGCATCCGACGCTGCACCGAGTGCGCACCGAACAACGCAAGACGCTGGTCGTTTTCGACGAGATCCACCACGGCGGCGATGCCAAGGCCTGGGGCGACGCCATCCGGGAGGCGTTCGGCGACGCCTCCCGCCGGCTTGGCCTGACGGGCACACCGTTTCGCAGCGACGACAGTCCGATCCCGTTCGTCAGCTATGCGCCCGACGGGGACGGGGTGCTGCGTTCCCAAGCCGACCACACCTACGGCTATGCCGAAGCCCTTGCCGACGGCGTGGTCCGGCCGGTGGTGTTCCTCGCCTACTCCGGGCAGGCGCGCTGGCGCGACAGCGCCGGCGAGGAGCATGAGGCGCGCCTGGGTGAGCCATTGTCGGCCGAGCAGACCGCACGGGCCTGGCGCACGGCGCTGGACCCTGCCGGCGAGTGGATGCCGGCGGTCATCACCGCCGCCGACCAGCGGCTGCGTCAACTGCGCGCCCAGGTGCCCGACGCCGGCGGCATGATCATCGCCTCGGACCGGACGGCGGCCCGAGCCTATGCCGGGTTGCTGACCAAGCTGACGTCCGAAGCGCCCACCGTCGTCCTCTCCGACGATCCCGGATCTTCCTCCCGCATAGCGGAATTCGCCTCGAGCACCAACAGGTGGCTGGTCGCCGTGCGAATGGTTTCCGAAGGCGTCGACGTCCCTCGCCTGTCGGTCGGGATCTATGCCACCAGTGCGTCGACACCGCTGTTCTTCGCGCAGGCGGTTGGCCGGTTCGTGCGGTCACGCCGACCCGGTGAAACCGCAAGCATCTTCCTGCCGTCGGTTCCCAGCCTGCTGCAGCTGGCCAGCGAGCTGGAGGCCCAGCGCAACCATGTGCTGGGCAAGCCGCACCGGGAATCGGGCGACGATCCACTTACCGGTGATCCCGCCACCAGGACGCAAACCGAACCGGGTGAAACCGGCTTCACCGCACTGGGAGCCGACGCCGAATTGGATCAGGTCATCTTCGACGGGTCGTCGTTCGGCACCGCCACTCCGGCGGGAAGCGACGAGGAGGCCGACTACCTCGGCATCCCGGGGCTGCTCGACGCGGAGCAGATGCGCGCCCTGCTGCACCGGCGCCAGGACGAGCAGCTCCAAAGGCGGGCCCGCCTTCAGCACGCGGCCGCGCAGTCGGGCCCGGCCCAGCCGGCTACCACCCACGGCCAACTCCGCGAGCTGCGCCGCGAGCTCAACAGCCTGGTGGCGATAGCTCATCACCGCACCGGCCGGCCGCACGGCTGGATACACAACGAACTTCGCCGCCGCTGCGGCGGCCCGCCGATCGCCGCCGCAACCCGCGAGCAGCTCAAGGCGCGCATCGAAGCGTTGCACCAGTTGAACGCCGAGCAGCTGTGA
- a CDS encoding GerMN domain-containing protein: MRRALCLISAIGWLYAGAACATHQPPAATTSSKSGATSTAPTTMPGTGVALRVYFVRAGKVATAGRNAADPHSSMAAELAVRALLAGPDDFERGIGLSTEIPAATKLLGLNVAGGTATVDLSNDFRADGAALSAVPMQLRVAEVVCTLTQFAGVDQVTITVDGKPLDGAANLKRADVDAVLPRILIESPVPGEAVTSPLKVSGIANVFEGTVTYSVNAPDGAELDQGFTTVTGLEWGNWGPFAFTSNYSTQQHGLGRVTVWEVSMKDGSHRNVYEVPVNF; this comes from the coding sequence ATGCGGCGGGCACTGTGCTTGATCTCGGCCATCGGCTGGTTATACGCGGGAGCTGCATGCGCCACGCACCAGCCGCCGGCTGCGACTACGTCGTCGAAGTCCGGTGCGACGTCGACGGCGCCGACGACGATGCCCGGTACCGGCGTTGCCCTTCGGGTCTACTTCGTGCGGGCTGGCAAGGTCGCCACTGCCGGGCGGAACGCGGCCGATCCCCACTCATCCATGGCAGCCGAACTTGCGGTCCGGGCGCTACTGGCGGGGCCCGACGACTTCGAGCGGGGAATCGGCCTGTCGACGGAGATTCCGGCCGCCACCAAGCTGCTGGGCCTCAACGTCGCGGGCGGCACCGCGACTGTCGACCTGTCCAATGACTTCCGGGCCGACGGCGCCGCGTTGTCCGCTGTCCCGATGCAGCTGCGTGTCGCCGAGGTCGTCTGCACGCTCACCCAGTTCGCCGGCGTCGACCAGGTAACCATCACCGTCGACGGGAAGCCGCTGGATGGGGCGGCCAACCTCAAACGCGCCGACGTCGACGCCGTGCTACCGAGGATTCTGATCGAGTCTCCGGTGCCCGGGGAAGCTGTGACGTCACCGTTGAAGGTCTCCGGAATCGCCAACGTCTTCGAGGGAACGGTCACGTATTCGGTCAACGCCCCGGACGGCGCCGAACTCGACCAGGGTTTCACCACGGTGACGGGGCTGGAATGGGGAAACTGGGGCCCCTTCGCATTCACCTCGAATTACTCGACGCAACAGCATGGCCTGGGCCGTGTCACCGTCTGGGAAGTGAGCATGAAGGACGGATCCCACCGCAACGTCTACGAGGTTCCGGTGAACTTCTGA
- a CDS encoding type 2 lanthipeptide synthetase LanM family protein, with protein sequence MDAFFERVLVGAASVDELLSRDFESVPGQKSDADRAGRRLAAWCRSCASGDWRQFARRLDRDGWDFALVLERFAGVRRVSSAPVPGWLQDAVWIEAALRGVDAGGGGGLGCAFEQLLMPVVVQAEARLWSAVAAPVAGLFGEGGRASLRRALVEQLSQLCAPALYALFDTARAGSLSYGQFVVDMRGQGFRRLFEAKPVLLRLMAVVTRQWIDASAELVVRLGADSAVIGAELLGAPEAGRVARVEGGLGDLHNGGRSVHVVVFEDGTRIVYKPKDLRVDVAWCALVERLNAVAPVRLRAVRALARDGYGWTEFVEHAPCADDRDVQTYFTRAGAWLALFYCFAAGDMHQENIIAAGAHPVPIDIETILQATIDRPDAGDPESDAHRAAVETIANSVMMVRLIPSYLRYPDNEVGAIGGLLSDWAPAEGIRWTDVNTDAMRPARPRETDSTTPNLPHLAGRYAKFADHVEAFVEGFRAYAGFLAEWRADAATGGLFEGFVGLPVRKLLRPTRFYAMLLQRLKDPRRMDDGVIWSAQADFVARLSDWDKDIDPQSPLVRAERSALLALNTPYFVMPSDTTDIRDVTGISVHATGVSGMGHALALAGGLDGAGIEWQVTIIRQNMESFARGRISAEAVGPEPTESPDVDGVPTTEMFRCEADRIAEDLSRYAIRRGRSAAWIALDWLGDSELFQLICLGPGLYNGVSGIGVFLAAHAAVTGCARSGELALAGLAHVRKELNSGNAARFARSLGVGAGGGLGSVIYSFAVMSACLRDDGLLADAQVAAALLTDDLIAADNQLDVIGGSAGAVLGLLRLYRDTGSRDLLDRAARCGEHLLRQPRIGSAGRRSWSGQGSGSLDLNGISHGAAGYAYALASLAEATGIDEFADAAAECIAFENANFDPHRHAWADLDSNGEKVWPCKWCHGSPGIGLARIAMAGLRRTDTALLYNDVTHALTAVENSWAGIRRDTLCCGTLGSVEFLSEAGTVLGRDELRDLAARHLAGVISAAATRGDYRWSGGTRRFNPGMFQGLAGVGYTLLRRIDDSLPNVLVWE encoded by the coding sequence ATGGACGCGTTTTTTGAGCGGGTGTTGGTGGGTGCGGCCAGTGTTGATGAGTTGTTGTCGCGGGATTTCGAGTCGGTGCCGGGGCAGAAGTCGGATGCTGATCGGGCGGGGCGGCGGTTGGCGGCGTGGTGTCGGTCGTGTGCCAGTGGTGATTGGCGGCAGTTTGCTCGGCGGTTGGATCGCGATGGCTGGGATTTTGCGTTGGTGTTGGAGCGGTTTGCCGGTGTTCGGCGGGTTTCGTCGGCGCCGGTGCCGGGGTGGTTGCAGGATGCGGTGTGGATCGAGGCGGCGCTGCGGGGGGTGGATGCCGGTGGTGGTGGGGGGTTGGGGTGTGCGTTTGAGCAGTTGTTGATGCCGGTGGTGGTGCAGGCTGAGGCGCGGTTGTGGTCGGCGGTGGCGGCGCCGGTGGCCGGGTTGTTTGGTGAGGGTGGGCGGGCGAGTTTGCGTCGGGCGTTGGTGGAGCAGCTTTCGCAGTTGTGTGCGCCGGCGTTGTATGCGTTGTTCGATACTGCGCGTGCGGGGTCGTTGAGTTATGGGCAGTTCGTGGTGGATATGCGGGGGCAGGGGTTTCGGCGGTTGTTTGAGGCCAAGCCGGTGTTGTTGCGGCTGATGGCGGTTGTGACTCGGCAGTGGATCGATGCCAGCGCGGAGTTGGTGGTGCGGTTGGGTGCGGATTCGGCGGTGATCGGTGCTGAGTTGTTGGGTGCGCCGGAGGCGGGTCGGGTGGCCCGTGTCGAGGGTGGGCTTGGTGATTTGCACAATGGCGGTCGGTCGGTGCATGTCGTGGTGTTCGAGGATGGTACTCGAATTGTGTATAAGCCCAAGGATTTACGGGTCGACGTCGCGTGGTGTGCGTTGGTGGAGCGGCTCAACGCGGTGGCGCCGGTCAGGTTGCGGGCGGTGCGGGCGCTGGCCCGCGACGGTTACGGGTGGACCGAGTTCGTCGAGCATGCGCCCTGCGCCGATGATCGCGACGTCCAGACCTACTTCACCCGGGCCGGTGCATGGCTGGCGCTGTTCTATTGCTTTGCCGCCGGCGACATGCACCAGGAGAACATCATCGCCGCCGGCGCCCACCCCGTACCCATCGACATCGAAACCATCCTGCAGGCCACCATCGACCGGCCCGATGCCGGAGATCCGGAGAGCGACGCCCATCGGGCCGCCGTGGAGACCATCGCCAACTCCGTCATGATGGTCCGCCTGATCCCGTCCTACCTGCGTTATCCCGACAATGAGGTCGGGGCTATCGGCGGGTTGCTGTCGGATTGGGCGCCCGCTGAAGGAATCCGCTGGACCGACGTCAACACCGACGCGATGCGCCCGGCCAGACCGCGTGAAACCGACAGCACCACACCGAACTTGCCGCACCTGGCCGGCCGCTACGCCAAGTTCGCCGACCACGTCGAGGCTTTCGTCGAGGGCTTCCGGGCCTATGCGGGGTTCCTGGCCGAGTGGCGTGCCGACGCTGCGACGGGCGGGCTCTTCGAAGGCTTCGTCGGCCTGCCGGTCCGAAAACTACTGCGTCCCACCAGGTTCTACGCCATGCTGCTGCAGCGGCTGAAGGACCCACGGCGCATGGACGACGGCGTCATCTGGTCTGCACAGGCCGACTTCGTTGCCCGGCTGTCCGATTGGGACAAGGACATCGATCCGCAGTCGCCGCTCGTGCGGGCGGAACGCTCAGCGCTGCTGGCGTTGAACACTCCGTATTTTGTGATGCCCAGCGACACCACCGACATCCGTGACGTCACCGGCATTTCGGTCCATGCCACCGGCGTATCCGGCATGGGCCACGCACTGGCCCTGGCCGGCGGCCTCGACGGCGCGGGGATCGAGTGGCAGGTCACCATCATCCGGCAGAACATGGAATCCTTCGCGCGGGGCCGCATATCCGCGGAAGCGGTCGGGCCGGAGCCGACAGAAAGCCCCGACGTAGACGGTGTGCCGACGACAGAGATGTTTCGCTGCGAGGCGGACCGGATCGCCGAGGACCTGTCGCGGTACGCGATTCGCCGGGGACGCAGCGCAGCATGGATCGCGCTCGACTGGCTGGGGGATTCCGAACTCTTCCAGCTGATCTGCCTGGGCCCCGGCCTCTACAACGGCGTGTCGGGTATCGGGGTCTTCCTGGCTGCCCATGCGGCGGTGACAGGTTGCGCCCGCTCGGGGGAACTGGCGCTGGCCGGATTGGCCCACGTTCGCAAGGAACTCAACAGCGGCAACGCGGCCCGCTTCGCCCGGTCGCTGGGAGTCGGCGCCGGTGGCGGTCTGGGATCGGTTATCTACTCGTTTGCCGTGATGTCAGCGTGCCTGCGAGACGATGGGCTGCTCGCCGATGCGCAGGTTGCGGCGGCGCTGCTCACCGACGACCTGATCGCGGCGGACAATCAACTTGACGTCATCGGCGGCAGCGCCGGTGCCGTCCTCGGGTTGCTTCGTCTGTACCGCGACACCGGATCGCGCGATCTGCTCGACCGCGCAGCCCGTTGCGGCGAGCACCTCTTGCGTCAACCGCGTATCGGCTCAGCGGGGCGTCGCAGCTGGAGCGGGCAGGGATCAGGGTCACTGGATCTCAACGGCATTTCTCACGGCGCAGCGGGTTACGCCTACGCCCTCGCCTCGTTGGCCGAGGCAACCGGAATCGACGAGTTCGCCGACGCCGCCGCGGAATGCATTGCGTTTGAAAACGCCAACTTCGACCCGCACCGCCACGCCTGGGCCGATCTGGACAGTAACGGAGAAAAGGTGTGGCCGTGTAAGTGGTGCCACGGATCTCCGGGCATCGGTTTGGCGCGCATCGCCATGGCCGGACTGCGACGAACCGATACCGCATTGCTGTACAACGACGTAACGCACGCGCTGACCGCCGTGGAGAACAGCTGGGCCGGCATCCGTCGGGACACCTTGTGCTGTGGCACCCTCGGCAGCGTCGAATTCCTCAGCGAAGCCGGAACCGTTTTGGGACGAGACGAATTGCGTGATCTGGCGGCACGGCACCTGGCCGGGGTCATCTCGGCCGCCGCCACTCGCGGCGATTACCGATGGAGCGGCGGTACCAGACGGTTCAACCCCGGAATGTTCCAGGGCCTGGCCGGTGTCGGCTACACGCTCCTGCGCCGGATCGATGACTCGCTTCCCAACGTCTTGGTGTGGGAATAG